From Brevibacillus marinus, a single genomic window includes:
- the aceA gene encoding isocitrate lyase codes for MGKREEILQLEESWKSERWKGIVRPYSAEDVVRLRGSVQIEHTLARMGAERLWHLLHTEHHIKALGALTGNQAVQQVKAGLKAIYLSGWQVAADANLAGQMYPDQSLYPANSVPHVVKRINQALQRADQIQQAEGTGDIYWFAPIVADAEAGFGGPLNVFEIMKAMIEAGAAGVHFEDQLASEKKCGHMGGKVLIPTQAAVRNLIAARFAADIMGVPTILIARTDANGAFLITSDIDERDRPFLTGERTPEGFYRLRGGLDAAIARGLAYAPYADLIWCETSEPNLEEARRFAEAIHKEFPGKLLAYNCSPSFNWKKKLDQQTIARFQEELGEMGYKFQFVTLAGFHSLNHSMFELARKYKDYGMTAYSELQQAEFASEAYGYTATRHQREVGTGYFDEVAQVIAGGSSSTTALTGSTEEEQFTAS; via the coding sequence ATGGGAAAAAGAGAAGAAATTTTACAGTTGGAAGAAAGTTGGAAGTCTGAGCGGTGGAAGGGGATCGTTCGCCCCTATTCTGCCGAAGATGTCGTCAGATTGCGGGGGTCCGTGCAGATTGAACATACGTTGGCGCGAATGGGAGCGGAGCGTCTGTGGCATTTGCTGCACACCGAGCATCACATCAAGGCTTTGGGGGCGCTGACGGGCAATCAGGCGGTGCAGCAGGTGAAAGCAGGACTCAAAGCGATTTACTTGAGCGGCTGGCAGGTTGCAGCGGACGCCAATCTTGCCGGACAGATGTATCCGGATCAAAGCCTTTATCCGGCCAACAGCGTGCCTCATGTGGTGAAACGCATCAATCAGGCGCTGCAGCGCGCCGACCAGATTCAGCAGGCGGAAGGGACGGGCGACATCTACTGGTTTGCGCCGATCGTCGCCGATGCGGAAGCCGGTTTTGGCGGACCGCTGAACGTGTTTGAAATCATGAAAGCGATGATTGAGGCGGGCGCGGCAGGGGTCCATTTCGAAGATCAACTCGCTTCGGAGAAGAAGTGCGGGCATATGGGCGGCAAGGTGTTGATTCCGACACAGGCGGCGGTGCGAAATCTGATTGCCGCACGCTTTGCTGCTGACATCATGGGCGTACCCACGATCCTCATCGCCCGGACCGATGCAAACGGCGCTTTCCTGATTACCAGCGATATTGATGAACGGGACCGTCCATTCCTCACGGGAGAACGCACGCCGGAAGGCTTTTACCGGCTTCGGGGCGGCTTGGATGCGGCAATTGCCCGCGGGCTCGCGTATGCGCCCTACGCCGATTTGATCTGGTGTGAAACGTCGGAGCCGAACCTGGAGGAAGCACGGCGGTTTGCTGAAGCGATTCACAAAGAATTTCCTGGGAAACTTTTGGCATATAACTGCTCACCTTCCTTTAACTGGAAGAAAAAGCTGGACCAACAAACGATCGCCAGATTCCAGGAGGAGCTCGGCGAGATGGGCTACAAATTCCAGTTTGTCACGCTTGCAGGGTTCCATTCGCTGAATCACAGCATGTTTGAATTGGCCCGCAAATACAAGGATTACGGAATGACCGCCTATTCGGAACTGCAGCAGGCAGAGTTCGCCAGTGAAGCGTATGGCTATACGGCAACGAGACATCAGCGGGAGGTAGGTACAGGCTACTTTGACGAAGTAGCGCAAGTGATTGCCGGCGGCAGTTCCTCGACGACGGCGCTGACCGGATCGACAGAAGAAGAGCAGTTTACCGCATCGTAA
- a CDS encoding alpha/beta hydrolase, translating into MQMRSIHFYSEGYKLDGTLYLPDDYKPGEKRPAIIPNSGYNGFNEFYPRLFARNLTEAGYVCLGFDYRGFAKSEGERGRVILDEQVEDIKNAITYLQIQEEVDPERIGLIGWGMGASNVVRVAAADKRVKAVAALNGFFNGERWLRSIHSYVDWHNILKMIEEDRIRRVTTGKSLLADPFIHYPLDPATDDYVQKELAVLEPFGKQTQLQFTESIATMNAEKVVADISPRPLFVAHGKDNLLHPLDESLSLYAAAKEPKQFYLIDGKHNDFMYHDHPVFQELIGQLKAFFQQHLS; encoded by the coding sequence ATGCAAATGCGCTCAATCCATTTTTACAGTGAAGGATACAAATTGGACGGTACCCTTTATTTGCCGGACGATTACAAACCGGGTGAGAAACGGCCCGCGATCATTCCCAATTCCGGCTACAACGGATTTAATGAATTCTATCCCCGTCTCTTTGCGAGAAATCTGACCGAAGCAGGGTACGTCTGCCTCGGATTTGACTACCGTGGATTTGCCAAAAGTGAAGGAGAAAGAGGCAGGGTTATCCTCGATGAACAGGTGGAAGACATCAAAAACGCGATTACCTACCTGCAAATCCAAGAGGAAGTGGACCCTGAGCGAATCGGTTTGATCGGCTGGGGAATGGGCGCGTCCAACGTTGTTAGGGTCGCCGCGGCTGACAAAAGGGTGAAAGCCGTTGCAGCGCTGAACGGTTTCTTTAACGGCGAAAGATGGCTGCGTTCCATTCACTCTTATGTCGATTGGCACAATATTTTAAAGATGATCGAAGAAGATCGGATTCGCCGCGTGACCACCGGCAAGTCCTTGTTGGCCGATCCCTTTATCCACTATCCGCTCGACCCGGCGACAGATGATTATGTACAAAAAGAATTGGCCGTGCTCGAACCATTCGGCAAACAAACACAGCTTCAGTTCACGGAGTCGATTGCGACGATGAACGCGGAAAAAGTGGTGGCAGACATCTCGCCGCGACCACTGTTCGTCGCTCACGGCAAAGACAATTTGCTCCATCCGCTGGACGAGTCGCTCTCTTTGTACGCAGCAGCGAAGGAACCAAAACAATTTTACCTGATCGACGGCAAGCACAATGACTTTATGTATCACGACCATCCGGTCTTCCAGGAATTAATCGGTCAATTAAAAGCTTTCTTTCAGCAGCATTTGAGCTGA
- a CDS encoding DUF2179 domain-containing protein, protein MVYALMGLIQILYVALNSLRLVLMIKGRKLLAASISTIEIFVYITGLALVLDHLETGLGIIVYSASYGLGILIGIYIEHKIALGYITLQVISENEFEMASSLREQGYGVTTWVGNGATGHRMVYLILAKRKEYNHLQSIIQKIDPKAFIISYEPTHFVGGFWTKKLGAR, encoded by the coding sequence ATGGTCTATGCTCTGATGGGCCTGATCCAGATCTTGTACGTGGCACTGAACTCGCTGCGCCTCGTTTTGATGATCAAAGGGCGAAAGCTGCTTGCTGCTTCCATCAGTACAATCGAAATTTTTGTCTACATCACCGGACTGGCACTCGTCCTCGATCACCTGGAAACAGGGTTGGGGATCATCGTTTATAGTGCCTCATACGGATTGGGAATCTTAATCGGGATCTACATCGAACACAAGATTGCCTTAGGCTACATCACGCTGCAGGTGATCTCGGAAAACGAGTTTGAAATGGCTTCTTCCCTGAGGGAGCAGGGATACGGTGTCACCACCTGGGTGGGGAACGGAGCAACCGGCCACAGAATGGTGTATCTCATCCTCGCCAAGCGCAAGGAATACAATCATTTGCAATCGATTATTCAAAAGATTGACCCGAAAGCGTTTATCATCTCGTACGAACCGACTCATTTTGTCGGAGGGTTTTGGACAAAGAAGTTAGGTGCCAGGTGA
- a CDS encoding MmgE/PrpD family protein: MIHYVQRESIDQCAQQVVRALKEALADIIACAIAGGESEVARIAQKFAVQQWAQGSCSVFLSPHRLQATGAAFVNATMANALDMDDGHRLVKGHPGAVVFPAILAAAEERETTGKEFLTALLIGYEVAIRAGMLAHQLRPEYHCTGSWGAIGAAAGVARILGLPAEQLEHALGIAEYHSTYSPMMRCIAHPSMLKDGISWGSMTGISAAYLAQQGFTGIPSLFHDESAAQLVAELGKRYRILELYFKPYACCRWAQPAVEAVKWLAERHHFRHESIEKIVIRTFQESAQLSKKAPANTEEAQYNLYFPVAAFLVLGEVGPRQVLHELANPQIRSLMKRMETLVDPQLDAAFPEKALCQVEVYLTDGDRYLSPTMQAKGDYDVPLTSEEKRDKFFRLTEPLLGSAKSEEIFQLVEQLEQLANIRQLTDALPKHSFA, from the coding sequence TTGATCCATTACGTTCAGCGTGAGTCGATCGATCAGTGTGCTCAGCAAGTTGTCCGCGCGCTCAAGGAAGCGCTCGCCGATATCATCGCCTGTGCGATTGCCGGCGGCGAGAGCGAAGTGGCGCGAATCGCGCAAAAATTTGCGGTCCAACAATGGGCGCAGGGAAGCTGTTCCGTCTTCCTGTCGCCCCACCGCTTACAAGCGACAGGAGCGGCATTTGTCAATGCCACAATGGCCAACGCGCTTGATATGGATGACGGTCATCGGCTGGTCAAGGGGCACCCTGGAGCTGTCGTCTTTCCCGCAATTTTGGCGGCGGCCGAGGAGCGCGAAACGACGGGAAAAGAGTTTCTCACAGCCCTGCTCATCGGTTATGAAGTAGCGATTCGCGCGGGAATGCTCGCCCATCAACTGCGGCCGGAATACCACTGCACCGGCTCGTGGGGGGCCATCGGCGCTGCTGCGGGCGTTGCCAGAATCCTCGGGTTGCCAGCCGAACAGCTGGAGCATGCACTGGGCATTGCCGAGTACCACTCCACCTACTCGCCGATGATGAGATGCATCGCTCACCCCTCCATGTTGAAAGATGGCATCAGTTGGGGCAGTATGACCGGGATCAGCGCGGCGTACCTGGCACAGCAAGGCTTTACGGGAATCCCGTCGCTCTTTCACGACGAATCGGCCGCGCAGCTGGTTGCGGAATTGGGCAAGCGTTACCGCATTCTCGAGCTGTACTTCAAACCGTACGCATGCTGCCGCTGGGCACAGCCAGCCGTGGAAGCCGTGAAATGGCTGGCGGAACGTCACCACTTCAGGCATGAGTCGATCGAGAAAATCGTCATCCGCACGTTTCAGGAGTCTGCGCAGTTGTCCAAAAAAGCTCCCGCCAACACGGAAGAAGCCCAGTACAATCTGTATTTTCCGGTGGCTGCCTTCCTCGTCCTCGGTGAAGTGGGGCCGCGCCAGGTGCTGCATGAATTGGCCAATCCGCAGATACGCAGCCTGATGAAGCGGATGGAAACGCTTGTGGATCCGCAGCTGGACGCAGCCTTTCCGGAAAAAGCGCTCTGTCAGGTTGAAGTGTATCTGACCGACGGCGATCGCTACCTTTCGCCAACCATGCAGGCGAAAGGAGATTACGACGTGCCGTTAACCAGCGAAGAGAAACGGGACAAGTTTTTCCGGCTGACAGAGCCGTTGCTGGGAAGCGCAAAGAGTGAGGAAATCTTCCAATTGGTCGAACAGCTTGAGCAGCTGGCAAACATCAGACAGCTCACAGACGCGCTGCCCAAACACAGCTTTGCTTGA
- a CDS encoding glycine betaine ABC transporter substrate-binding protein codes for MKRMVATKSLMLLLLTLMMLAVAACGQDQAGSDQQQQTEANGEKGTVTVGGKDFTEQHLLSKITSIYLKEKGYDVKEASNMGSSVVRSALENGQIDMYWEYTGTALVIYQKQAVETDPDVAYEKVKEKDKENNLAWLNKANFNNTYAILMRQDKAEELGIKSITDLANYVNANPTALKFASNAEFYARQDGIKGLEKHYGFTFPAENVVKMDSGLLYNALKEKQVDVSVGFATDGRIEGFNLVALEDDKNFFPAYNGAPVVRQEVIDKYPEIADLLNQIADRLDTETMMKLNYSVDVEHKDVAEVAREWLVSQQLIE; via the coding sequence ATGAAAAGAATGGTTGCGACAAAATCGCTCATGTTGCTCCTGCTCACGCTCATGATGTTGGCCGTGGCCGCTTGTGGACAGGATCAAGCCGGCTCTGACCAACAGCAGCAAACGGAGGCAAACGGCGAGAAGGGAACGGTCACGGTAGGCGGAAAAGACTTCACGGAACAGCATCTGTTGTCGAAAATTACCTCGATCTACCTGAAAGAAAAAGGGTACGACGTAAAAGAAGCCAGCAACATGGGAAGCAGCGTCGTTCGCTCCGCTTTGGAAAACGGGCAAATCGACATGTATTGGGAGTACACCGGTACCGCTCTGGTCATCTATCAGAAGCAGGCTGTCGAGACAGATCCGGATGTCGCTTACGAAAAAGTAAAAGAAAAAGACAAAGAAAACAACCTCGCGTGGCTCAACAAAGCCAATTTCAACAACACCTACGCCATCCTGATGCGACAAGACAAAGCAGAGGAACTGGGAATCAAAAGCATTACCGATCTGGCCAATTACGTCAACGCCAATCCGACTGCCCTCAAATTCGCCTCGAACGCGGAATTTTACGCGCGCCAAGACGGGATCAAAGGACTGGAGAAACATTACGGATTTACATTCCCGGCGGAAAACGTCGTCAAGATGGACTCCGGGCTGCTCTACAACGCGTTGAAAGAAAAACAGGTAGACGTTTCCGTAGGGTTTGCCACAGACGGCCGGATTGAAGGCTTTAACCTGGTGGCCTTGGAAGACGATAAGAACTTCTTCCCTGCGTACAACGGCGCGCCGGTGGTGAGACAAGAGGTGATTGACAAGTATCCGGAAATCGCCGATCTCTTGAATCAAATCGCCGATCGACTGGATACGGAAACGATGATGAAATTGAACTACTCGGTCGACGTAGAACACAAGGACGTTGCCGAAGTGGCGCGCGAATGGCTCGTCTCCCAGCAATTGATCGAGTAA
- a CDS encoding ABC transporter permease, producing the protein MRSKHVERVIRALLFLLVIAFFAWAYVSGAFQFILDNPDDLIYLTQQHLKLVGLSSLFAVIVAVPLGILVTRPRFKKYDWIAINLANIGQTVPSLAILALVMTYLGIGYVTAVFALWLYSLLPILRNTIAGIENINKSIIDAGQGMGMTESQILWKLELPNALFAILAGIRTSIVINVGTAALAFLIGGGGLGDLIFTGISLYDTGIMLAGALPVTVLAITLDFVLGKLEKWIIPKGLQRNLESL; encoded by the coding sequence ATGCGGAGCAAACACGTGGAGCGGGTGATCCGCGCACTTCTGTTCCTGTTGGTCATCGCGTTTTTTGCATGGGCTTACGTCTCCGGCGCGTTTCAATTTATTTTGGACAACCCGGACGATCTGATCTATTTGACACAGCAGCACTTGAAACTGGTGGGCCTGTCCTCCTTGTTTGCGGTGATCGTCGCCGTCCCGCTCGGCATCCTGGTGACGCGCCCCCGGTTCAAAAAATACGATTGGATTGCCATCAATCTGGCCAACATCGGACAAACGGTTCCCAGTTTGGCGATTCTGGCGCTGGTGATGACCTATCTGGGCATCGGTTATGTAACCGCTGTCTTTGCCTTGTGGCTGTACTCTTTATTGCCCATCTTGCGGAATACGATCGCGGGAATCGAGAACATCAACAAGTCGATCATCGACGCCGGTCAAGGCATGGGAATGACAGAGTCGCAAATCTTGTGGAAACTGGAGCTTCCCAACGCCTTGTTTGCGATCCTGGCGGGCATCCGCACGTCGATTGTGATCAACGTTGGTACTGCCGCTCTCGCATTTTTGATTGGAGGAGGTGGTTTGGGCGATCTGATCTTCACCGGCATTTCACTCTACGATACCGGGATTATGTTAGCGGGAGCACTTCCCGTCACGGTATTGGCCATCACGCTTGACTTTGTGCTGGGCAAACTGGAAAAGTGGATCATTCCCAAAGGACTGCAGCGCAATCTCGAATCTTTGTAA
- a CDS encoding ABC transporter ATP-binding protein has product MIRFQNVTKIYESGNKQVRAVHDITFEVAEGQICVFLGPSGCGKTTLLRMVNRLIPITSGTIEVNGRDIHSFDPIALRRSIGYVIQQTGLFPNMTIEENICVVPNLLGWDRVKMKKRYEELMEMMGLNPDEYRKRYPWELSGGQQQRIGVARALAADPPVMLMDEPFGALDPIIRERIQNEFLRIQSDVKKTILFVSHDLDEAIKLGDTIAIFRSGELMQYGTPDEILANPKNEFVREFIGNERALKRLTLLTVKDLVGKMAPADWKRGSRRELEPYTVQLDTNLRTALSVLLSSPSGEAAVVDESGRTIGVIGIADLELLVGIHPAEPKSAVQ; this is encoded by the coding sequence ATGATTCGCTTTCAAAATGTGACCAAGATTTATGAAAGCGGAAACAAACAGGTAAGAGCCGTACACGACATTACGTTTGAAGTGGCGGAAGGCCAGATCTGCGTCTTTCTCGGCCCTTCCGGGTGCGGCAAAACAACCCTGCTGCGGATGGTAAATCGCCTGATCCCGATTACCAGCGGGACGATCGAAGTGAATGGACGCGATATTCACTCCTTTGATCCGATTGCGTTAAGACGTTCGATCGGCTATGTCATTCAGCAGACTGGTTTGTTTCCCAACATGACGATCGAAGAAAACATCTGCGTGGTTCCCAACTTGCTGGGCTGGGACCGGGTGAAAATGAAAAAACGATACGAAGAATTAATGGAGATGATGGGATTGAATCCCGATGAATACCGGAAACGCTATCCTTGGGAGCTTTCCGGCGGACAGCAGCAGCGGATCGGCGTCGCCCGGGCGTTGGCTGCCGACCCTCCCGTCATGCTGATGGATGAACCGTTTGGCGCACTTGACCCGATCATTCGCGAGCGGATTCAAAACGAATTTTTGCGGATTCAAAGCGATGTAAAGAAAACCATTCTCTTCGTCAGCCACGATCTGGACGAAGCGATAAAATTGGGGGACACCATCGCCATTTTCCGTTCCGGCGAACTGATGCAGTACGGCACGCCCGATGAGATTCTCGCCAACCCGAAAAACGAGTTTGTCAGGGAATTCATCGGAAACGAACGGGCGCTCAAACGCCTGACGTTGCTAACCGTAAAAGACCTGGTTGGCAAAATGGCGCCTGCAGACTGGAAAAGGGGCAGCAGACGGGAGCTGGAGCCATACACGGTACAGCTGGACACCAATCTGCGCACGGCTCTCTCCGTTCTCCTCTCCTCGCCCAGCGGTGAAGCGGCGGTTGTCGATGAAAGCGGGCGGACAATCGGCGTGATCGGCATTGCTGATTTGGAGCTGCTGGTCGGCATTCACCCGGCGGAACCGAAATCGGCGGTTCAATAA
- a CDS encoding ABC transporter permease produces MEVFTFFQDNLADILRLTWEHIRLVGSAVGVAILTGVPFGIYIAQRESLANLVLAVAGIIMTIPSIALFGIMIPILSIIGQGIGFLPAFLALILYSQLPIIRNTYIAIKNVNPELRDAAIGMGMTTWERLRKVEIPLALPVIMAGVRTAVVLTIGIGAIAAYIGAGGLGEYIARGISTSYTAMVQAGAIAVSVLALAVDFLLGRLQKRLSPQLTKST; encoded by the coding sequence TTGGAAGTGTTCACGTTTTTTCAAGATAATTTGGCCGACATACTGCGATTGACGTGGGAGCACATTCGGCTGGTTGGATCAGCTGTCGGCGTGGCTATCCTGACCGGTGTGCCATTCGGCATTTACATCGCGCAAAGGGAGAGTTTGGCCAACCTCGTGTTGGCAGTGGCGGGAATCATCATGACCATCCCCAGTATTGCGCTCTTTGGCATCATGATCCCGATCTTGTCCATCATCGGACAGGGAATCGGTTTTTTGCCTGCTTTTCTGGCTTTGATCCTCTACTCACAGCTGCCGATTATCCGCAATACCTACATCGCCATTAAAAACGTGAACCCTGAGCTGCGCGACGCGGCCATTGGCATGGGGATGACCACCTGGGAACGTCTGCGAAAAGTGGAAATTCCCTTAGCGCTGCCGGTGATTATGGCGGGTGTGCGAACGGCGGTCGTCTTAACCATCGGCATCGGGGCAATCGCCGCTTACATTGGCGCCGGCGGCCTTGGCGAATACATCGCAAGGGGCATCTCCACCAGCTATACGGCGATGGTTCAGGCCGGCGCGATTGCCGTATCCGTCCTGGCACTGGCGGTCGACTTTCTGCTGGGTCGGTTGCAAAAAAGACTGTCTCCACAGCTGACAAAATCAACATGA
- a CDS encoding sigma-54-dependent transcriptional regulator produces MKSILFIDDEKKLLRILQTTFAKKGYRVYTAADGTEARRQISANPIDIIFLDLMLPDTTGLELLQEFLPLYPQKVFILMTAYGDVESAVTAMKAGAFDYLVKPVKMDVIEIAIQKASEWLEVKYENQLLKEKWQNTVSSMEWIGFSPEMKRILQIVERVANTDATILLHGESGTGKSMLARIIHNLSTRSREPFVSINCAAIPEQLLESELFGYEKGAFTGATTSRQGKFEAADGGTIFLDEIAELSAALQAKLLQVTQEKTFMRLGSNVPKQVDVRIISATNRNLKKLVEEGAFREDLYYRLNIVDIFIPPLRERRDDIPFFVEHFLQKHRQRYGKSFEIAPELMKLLMEYDWPGNVRELENALERAVVLCRGEKLSIEDFPRKIFENKEEPNDQPHYHYNPRKSLPEQLDEIEKAFIQQALKQTNGQAASAARMLGISRQSLLYKMNKYFLQ; encoded by the coding sequence ATGAAGAGCATCTTGTTCATCGACGATGAGAAAAAGCTGTTGCGGATCTTACAAACCACCTTTGCAAAGAAAGGCTATCGCGTTTACACGGCAGCCGACGGCACGGAAGCGAGAAGACAGATCAGCGCCAATCCGATTGATATCATCTTTTTGGATCTCATGCTCCCCGACACGACCGGCTTGGAACTGTTGCAAGAATTTCTCCCGCTGTACCCGCAAAAAGTGTTTATTCTGATGACCGCCTACGGCGACGTGGAAAGCGCGGTAACCGCGATGAAAGCGGGGGCGTTTGATTACCTCGTCAAGCCGGTCAAAATGGATGTGATTGAAATCGCCATCCAGAAAGCCAGCGAATGGCTGGAGGTGAAATACGAAAACCAGCTGCTGAAAGAAAAATGGCAAAACACCGTATCATCCATGGAATGGATCGGCTTCAGTCCCGAGATGAAACGGATTTTACAAATCGTGGAGCGGGTGGCCAACACGGATGCAACGATCCTGCTGCACGGCGAAAGCGGCACCGGAAAAAGCATGTTGGCGCGGATCATTCACAATCTCAGCACGCGCAGCAGAGAACCCTTTGTCTCCATCAACTGTGCCGCCATCCCCGAACAACTGTTGGAAAGCGAATTGTTCGGGTACGAAAAAGGGGCGTTTACGGGAGCAACCACGAGCCGCCAGGGCAAGTTTGAAGCGGCCGACGGCGGAACGATCTTTTTGGATGAAATCGCCGAACTCTCTGCCGCGCTCCAGGCCAAGTTATTACAAGTGACGCAGGAAAAAACCTTTATGCGGCTGGGCAGCAACGTCCCGAAACAAGTCGACGTACGGATCATATCCGCGACCAACCGAAACTTGAAAAAGCTGGTGGAGGAAGGGGCGTTTCGCGAAGATTTGTACTACCGCTTGAACATCGTCGACATCTTTATTCCGCCGCTGCGGGAAAGGCGGGACGACATCCCGTTTTTTGTTGAGCATTTTCTGCAAAAACACAGGCAACGGTACGGTAAATCGTTTGAAATCGCCCCGGAGCTGATGAAGCTCCTGATGGAATACGACTGGCCGGGAAACGTGCGGGAACTGGAAAACGCCCTGGAAAGAGCGGTTGTGCTTTGCCGCGGGGAAAAACTCTCGATCGAAGATTTTCCGCGAAAAATTTTCGAGAACAAAGAGGAACCAAACGACCAGCCGCACTACCACTACAATCCCCGGAAATCGCTGCCGGAACAACTGGACGAGATCGAAAAGGCGTTTATCCAGCAAGCACTGAAGCAAACCAATGGTCAGGCGGCATCGGCAGCGAGAATGCTCGGCATATCCCGGCAAAGCCTGCTGTACAAGATGAATAAGTACTTCCTGCAATAA
- a CDS encoding sensor histidine kinase codes for MLRVWQSKITKRYLFLTIVVILVTLSSLYMLTVRVMNDSVQEQIEHRDDLIARTLSKRIGFLLESMIDDMRVASNYLLKTSEEDKAFYLSEMQRLVSRDPLYLFIQVFDRHGNPLVRIPDLAFPAPLEIEPIYSRLSWSKTYYISNLIILPDGRKTIAVAYPSLDGNGTFLGGTIAYLNLNTISNYLQELRIGQDGINALIDSEGWVLAHSGPPERIIDSVANHPVGDFLRKERYGLWEGELFDEQMIVAYRPLTRGGLGLIVGEPMDQAREPSYHVMRVLFQGFLVVLLIATGLGFFGTSRIVQPILDLTRQVQEYKENKRKKFRPILTNDELQDLSLVMGQMAKELTDKERRMFYILESIPYGIITTDKNGTITTFNKGAEELTLFAREEAIGTSIRDLPLKENDEELVAWDTLREGKAMDEVESYILDKAGKRHDVRIYSSLFPGEDNEIIGAIIVIRDVSEVKLLEEYLRQSERLASLGQLTAGIAHEIKNPLSIILAAAEAIKLECAGQQTDGTLLAELTDDILDSAERMNNLLTNFLKLSKDETGFNKAPLNLADVLNELLHLLRKKFSDQHITVHRQYAAEVCPIFGDRNRLTQVFLNILLNSIQAMETGGTLVVTIREIERHWEVRIQDSGKGVPAANLPWIFNPFFSTKREGTGLGLSIAHEIVLQHDGKIYATSEEGKGTCLYVQIPKAEVEM; via the coding sequence ATGCTTCGTGTTTGGCAATCAAAAATCACCAAAAGGTACCTGTTCCTGACCATCGTCGTTATTTTGGTAACGCTGTCCTCACTCTACATGCTGACGGTGAGGGTGATGAATGATTCCGTGCAGGAACAGATTGAACACAGGGACGACCTGATCGCCAGAACCCTGAGCAAGCGAATCGGCTTTCTCTTGGAAAGCATGATTGACGACATGCGTGTCGCGTCCAACTATCTGCTCAAGACTTCGGAAGAAGACAAGGCGTTCTACTTGTCGGAAATGCAAAGGCTGGTGTCCCGTGACCCCCTGTACCTGTTTATCCAAGTGTTCGACCGACACGGCAATCCGCTGGTGCGAATCCCGGACCTAGCTTTCCCTGCTCCCTTGGAGATCGAGCCGATTTACTCGCGGTTGAGTTGGAGCAAAACGTATTACATTTCCAATCTGATCATCCTGCCCGATGGCCGAAAGACCATCGCCGTCGCCTATCCCTCCCTCGACGGGAACGGCACCTTTCTCGGCGGGACGATTGCCTACCTGAACCTGAATACGATCAGCAATTATTTGCAGGAACTGCGGATCGGACAAGACGGAATTAACGCGCTGATCGACAGTGAGGGCTGGGTACTTGCCCACAGCGGACCGCCGGAGCGGATCATCGACTCCGTCGCCAACCATCCGGTGGGCGATTTTTTGCGCAAAGAGAGATACGGCTTGTGGGAAGGGGAATTATTTGACGAGCAGATGATCGTCGCCTATCGTCCGCTCACCAGGGGAGGGCTGGGGCTCATCGTGGGAGAGCCGATGGATCAGGCGCGGGAACCGTCTTATCACGTCATGCGCGTCCTATTCCAAGGGTTTCTCGTTGTCCTGCTGATCGCGACTGGGCTTGGTTTCTTCGGCACGTCCCGCATCGTCCAGCCCATTCTCGATCTGACCCGGCAGGTACAAGAGTATAAAGAAAACAAACGGAAAAAGTTTCGCCCGATCCTAACCAACGATGAACTGCAGGATTTGTCACTGGTCATGGGACAAATGGCGAAAGAGCTTACCGATAAGGAACGGAGAATGTTCTATATCCTGGAATCGATCCCGTACGGCATCATCACCACAGACAAAAACGGGACGATCACCACGTTTAACAAGGGAGCGGAAGAACTGACCCTTTTTGCCCGCGAGGAAGCGATCGGCACCTCGATCCGCGACCTTCCCTTAAAAGAGAATGACGAAGAGCTGGTCGCCTGGGACACGCTGCGGGAAGGAAAAGCGATGGATGAGGTCGAGAGCTACATTCTCGACAAAGCCGGGAAGCGGCACGATGTGCGAATCTACTCTTCGCTCTTTCCGGGGGAGGACAACGAGATCATCGGAGCCATTATAGTGATTCGCGACGTCAGCGAAGTAAAACTTTTGGAGGAGTATCTGAGACAAAGCGAACGGCTGGCCTCTCTCGGACAGCTCACCGCCGGCATTGCCCACGAAATCAAAAACCCGTTGAGCATTATCCTCGCAGCCGCTGAGGCGATCAAGCTGGAATGCGCCGGCCAGCAAACGGACGGGACGTTGCTCGCAGAGTTGACAGATGATATCCTGGACTCTGCCGAGAGGATGAACAATCTGCTGACCAATTTTTTAAAACTGTCAAAGGATGAAACCGGTTTCAACAAAGCGCCGCTCAATTTGGCCGATGTGTTGAATGAACTGCTTCACTTGCTGCGCAAAAAGTTCAGCGATCAGCACATTACCGTGCATCGTCAGTACGCGGCGGAGGTCTGCCCGATTTTCGGCGACCGCAACCGGCTGACCCAGGTATTTCTCAACATTCTCCTAAACAGCATTCAGGCGATGGAAACAGGCGGAACCCTGGTCGTTACCATCAGGGAGATCGAGCGGCATTGGGAAGTTCGCATCCAGGACAGCGGCAAAGGGGTGCCGGCAGCCAACCTGCCGTGGATCTTCAATCCCTTCTTTTCCACGAAACGGGAGGGAACCGGCTTGGGGTTGTCCATCGCGCATGAAATCGTTCTCCAGCACGATGGGAAAATATACGCCACGAGCGAGGAAGGGAAAGGAACCTGTTTGTACGTGCAAATCCCGAAAGCTGAGGTGGAAATGTAA